In Dermochelys coriacea isolate rDerCor1 chromosome 4, rDerCor1.pri.v4, whole genome shotgun sequence, the sequence gcttttctttctgggaGATAATGTATCCCATCCTTTGGGTTTGGtagaatcttttcttttatatgatgaaataagattttcagaaatcatcatatttgacatgggtacctggatggaggcctgaggctggatcagtttaagggaactgtgttgtttggacttctgagtaaccagtaaggtaataaagaagctgttttatgctgtcttggaaaatctaagtattggaatatacACCatctttatggggattgtctgccccattctttgcagttcaccctaattgagtgaccacagctggctccccattGGGACCCTGGTCACAAGAGATTTGTTGGGTGGAAGGGGGTGTCAGTGATGGGGTTTGTTGGGTAGAAGGGGATGCCAGTATTTTGAGCATCATTCCCATGGCATTATCCATGCTCAAGCATGACTGGGAACTGAGAGGGGAAAGTGAACAGGCATCTATCCCATTGTCTCCAGTCTTCTGAAGGAGGGGGATCACTAGGACCCTACGGTGAAACCCACACCTTGCTCTGGGACACCCAACTGCTGGCAGTTAGGGTCAGTGAGTGGATGTGAAGGGGAGTGACGGAGAAGGAGGGTAAGGAAGATGGCCAGGAGTCCACGTGGCTGAGACATTCAGGGAAAGCAAAACATTGAGAGGGGTGTCCTGGGCACAGGGCTCTGTACAGAGACCCCTGACACCTGCCCATCTGGGCACACAGGAAGAAAGGGCCAGGTCTGAGGAGTGATGAGGATGATAAGGATGATGCtgagctgggatggagggggaatgCTGGGGTTCCAGCCCAAGCAGAGGGGGCTGAAATGGAGTGAGGTTCGTGCTGACCTGGCAGGTGTAGTTGGATCCCGGAGCTGAAGTACAGTCTCTGGTTGCGGTTGACGATGCAGTAATAATTGCCCTGGTCCTGCTTCTTGAAGGACGTCACGGTCAGTCTGTAGTTTTTGGATTCTTTTTTCGCCTGAAAGCGTTCGGGTGGTTTTCCATTCTCTGTCGATGCCACCCGGCCAAGGGAGGTAATGAACAAAATGAACTGGGGGGCAGAATCATTGTTCTGGCGCATCCAGGACACACCGCTGTCGGACAGGCTGTTGTCTGAGATCACACACTCCAGCTCCACGTTGGCTTCCAGGGAAGGGGGGCTGCTGCCCCTGAGGAGCCTCACACTCATTTTGCTTTTCTGGCCCTGGGATCTGCAGCAGCCTAAGGGAGAGAAATCCAGCCAGCACAGTTATCAGCACAGTTACACCCATCCACAGAGAGTGTCCTCAGCACCATCCAAGCCGTATTCTCCTTACTGGGGTCTCAGACCTCACTCAAAGCTCCATCCTCACTGATCAGTGCCATGCAGACACCCAGAGCAATGAACCAAGAAAATTGCACAGGGCTAAGGGATCAATATGCTCTCAGGCAGTCTTGGGTAATCCATTTCAGCGACTGCTAGGATTCAGGTCTACAGTGTGCTCAGCGATTGCCCTAGCCCTTACAATGGCTGTCCTCATTCAATAGATCATCTGATGCAGAGAAGCATCTGGGTGAAAGCTCAGGTTACACTGACATGtaccaagttttttaaaataatgcattagTTTTAACTGTGCTGGAACCCAAAAAATCCTTGGGCCAGACTCTGCTCTCAGTCATGCTGcagtaaatctggaataactccactggctGCACCTGCATGATGGAACTCAGGCTCTGGGCCATTTTCTCTATTCACTCGCAGAAACAAAGTAAAACCCCAAACTGAAAATTAATCAGgtgggtttgtttgctttttaatctttgttttgaCTCCTTGCCCATTTGTTTTGACTCCTCCATCCAGATGACTCTGGACAGACCACCCTAAACTCCCATTATTAATTACCCTTTTTAAAGAGGTTACACTAAATAGCGATTCTGTACTCACACAAGCTCAGACTGAGAAAAAACAGCAAAGAAACGAATCTGGCCATTATCTCCTTGTGCTGACTGTTCTCAGAAAGTTGCAGCGGAGCAAAGATGAATTTGCTGGTTTGGTTTGATAGGACGTAGTGCTTTTCGGAAGGATGTGATGTCAGCAAACATCGTAGGAAAGTTTCTCAGCCTCCAAAATTAAGTGAACCAAGAGGAGAAGAATTCATCCCTAAGCCAGTCttgattcatttttaaatattggtttCAATTATCTTTCTATTTAAGGCCAAACACCTTTGCATTGTAATCAGGGATGATCTGCCATGTATCGTGTCTTCTTTGCCAATGACTGTACTTTCCTTTACCATTCACTAAAACAAATGTTGATTGGAGCAGCATTAGATCTTAGATGGGTGGCTCTCAGTTTTTTCCATTCTGGATCCACTCTCAAACTCTCCTCTCATCTAACTGGGATCTAGTTGAAACCTCCTCCCATTGAGATATATGGGAAGTACAAGGTGGTTGTGACCCGAGGTTAAGAACCCATGGTTTAAATCTCAGCGTTTAAATCCCATATCTCCTATTTCCTGATGGAAAGTTCATTGCATTACActgagggcttatctacactgaaGGCCTGCTTCAGTGACGATGGTACCTATGCcaacgggagggcttctcccatcggcacaggtaatccacctccccgagaggcagtagctatgtcaatgggagaagctctccaatCGACATAGTACTGTCTACcctgggagttaggtcagtataactgcggCAGGGACGTGAATTTCCATACCCCAGTGATGCAGTTATATCAACGtcactttttagtgtagaccaagccagaGTCTTAGTGAAATGCCATAATGCTATAATAAGGATTTCAAAACACACTATTTTATTTATGTACTAAGCAGGATACAGCACATGATCAGATATACTTGTACAGTATATTCTATCAAAAAAACACATAGCTGGGATGTAGGTTAGTTCCACCCATGCCTTCAGTCAGGTGTTACTATGTTTGCAAACTCTTTGCAAAAACAGCTTTGTGCAGTGCTGAGGGTCTGTGCTGTGTAAAACCCACCAAGAGCGGCCCACGACCCTCATGATATTTTTTCAGACCTTGTGGTTTTATTCTCTTAACCACTGTGACTTCCACCCTGCAGAAGAGGAACAAATTCTGTTATATAGAAGGCCTTTGCTCTCTGCACCAGGGCTACTGCTGACAGAGGTGGAGGGGATGAAACGCCACATGGTCTTTGCAGCACAGAAAGCAGCTCCACAAGACAGGAGGGCATTGTCTTTTGTTGCGCCATCTCTTGTTTCTTCTCTTGGCTGTTTCTGCCTTCTGTGTCTTTGAACACTGATGGATCTTGGAACAGAGTCCCATGCATGGCATTTTTGCGTTAGACTCTGTGATCAAAGCACCCTTTTCCCGTTCATGTTGGACACCTGGCACCTCTGACCTTTGATACAATTGTTATTTTGGCTGCTACTTTGATGAGATGGttaagagaaaagaaacaaaaaactttaaGACTCTGGGCTAATTTAAGCAGACATGGAAGGATCttgagtgtatgtgtgtatcttTTCCAGGAACATACAATGAGAACGCAGGCGATTTTCCATCATGTCTCGCTGAGCAAACATCTTTGACACGGTGAAAATGGCTGCTGAAGTCTGCCCGAATATACCAGACATTTGCAATATTAAGAAAAAATGTGCTACTTTGATAAAAATAACACAGCAATTACATATTTCTGGTTAAAAAAGAAATGTTCCTAATTTCCATCAAGCAAACATCTATGTCTGAACCTCAAAACTAAATTCATGTGAATTCATGTGAGTTCTTTACATGGTTCCAATGTCATTGCAATAGCTTAGCATCatataggtcagtggttctcaaacttatttcaTCATGTCCCCCTTCTTTGCGTCTGTATtagtttatacacacacaccccccagtgcccagccagcagccgctgttttctggccacccagttctgaatgTGTGAggtaaggtttttttcccctaaagcttCTGATGCCCCCACGAGAATACCTTCCGTGACCCCCAAGGAGGCCGCGTCCCCCCAGTTGGGGAACCTCTGGTGTAGCTGGAAGCAGAGGGAAATCCAGTTCTTCAATATTCTGGAGTATTCTGCACAATCCATAAAAGGGATACCAAATGTATATTAAAACTAGGTTCTAATTGTGCCATGTCAAATGGTTACTTTAATACTGCAGGTGCTCACATACCATGATGATGGGTAGGGCccaaccaaattcatggtccattttggtcaatttcacagtcttaggattttaaaaatagtaaatttcatgatttcagctatttaaatctgaaatttcccaGTGTTATAATTGAAGGGGTCTGACCCAAAgagcagttgtgtgtgtgtgtatgtgtgtgtggatcAAAAGGGCATTATAGGGGTGGTGgggtactgctactcttactatTGCACTGCTtctggtggtggcgctgccttccgagctgggcagcaggactgcggcagctgctggccgggagcccggctctgaaggcagagctgctgccagcagtggCACAGAAGTAAaaatggcatggtatggtattgccacccttacctctgcactgctgcctgcagagctgggccttcagtCAGCAACCACCACTCTCtgcttgcccagctctgaaggcagcgcagaagtaagggtggcaataccgcgatgctcctaaaataatcttgtgacccctctgcaacttccttttgaatcaggacccccaatttgagaatcatagaagactagggttggaaaagacctcaggaggtcatctagtccaaccccctgctcaaaagcaggaccaatccccaactaaatcatcccagccaaggctttgtcaagccgggccttaaaaacctttagggatggagattccaccacctccctaggtaacacattccagtgcttcaccaccctcctagtgaaatagattttcctaatatccaacctaga encodes:
- the CD8A gene encoding T-cell surface glycoprotein CD8 alpha chain; amino-acid sequence: MARFVSLLFFLSLSLCCCRSQGQKSKMSVRLLRGSSPPSLEANVELECVISDNSLSDSGVSWMRQNNDSAPQFILFITSLGRVASTENGKPPERFQAKKESKNYRLTVTSFKKQDQGNYYCIVNRNQRLYFSSGIQLHLPAPATAAPTTKATTPQPSTIPRSKDPGDCTHALNTEKAPKKGTGLSCDFYIWVPLASTCLLFFIALLATITVCQKTRRRRCKCKRPMNGSNGKPSMPNRYV